From a region of the Deinococcus aestuarii genome:
- a CDS encoding transposase family protein — PAKRPKKGELSDEQRELNRLISKVRITAENVINRIKKFRACKEFFRNQPSRHGVIWGCVAGLVNLRWQRRLHLSAI; from the coding sequence GCCCGCCAAGCGCCCCAAGAAAGGCGAGCTGAGCGATGAGCAACGGGAGCTCAATCGCCTGATCTCCAAAGTGCGGATCACCGCCGAGAACGTGATCAACCGGATCAAGAAGTTTCGCGCCTGCAAGGAGTTCTTCAGAAACCAGCCCTCAAGGCACGGCGTGATCTGGGGCTGTGTCGCCGGATTGGTCAACCTTCGCTGGCAACGCCGACTGCACCTCTCCGCGATCTGA